A stretch of DNA from Mycolicibacterium celeriflavum:
CCGCGTTGCCGGCCAGGATCTTTCGGCAGACGGCCTCGGGCTGGTCGTGTAGCGCCCAGCGGATCGCCAGCTTGGAGTGGGGCGCAAAGCCTTCCTCGTGCGGATAATCGCTACCCCACATGAGGTGATCGGCACCCATGTAGTCGATCATCGAGGATTCGTACGGCGTGATTTCGGACGCCAGATAGCAGTTCCGCTTCGCGTACTCGCTCGGGGCCAGCTTGAGCTCGTCGATGGACGAACCGCCGAACATCCCGTACGTTCGGTTCCCCGCTTCGGATTTCATGCTGGGCACCATGACGTCGAGCAACATCATCTGTTGCTGGAGCCACAAAGTGCCCTGCTCCGTGGGTACGAACCGCAATGCGGGATGCCGCTCGAAGACTCCCGCGAGGATCAGGTGCGAAACCGTACGCTGCGCCCACATCGCCATCTCGGTGACGAGCACGGCGTTCGACGCGGGCTGATCCATCGGCATCACCGGACTACCTGCCCCCGCGTGTTGGACCACCGTCAGGTCCAGCGCCGTGCACAGCGCCCAAAGCGGTTCGTACCGGGTATGGAAGAGCGGTGCGACGTTCGGATCACCCGGCGAGACCGCCGGGAGGAGGACGCCTCCGAAGCACTCCTGTTCGGCACCCCAGCGGATCTCGTCGAGCGCGAGGTCGACATCGTTCGGGAAGACCTGAATCAACCCTCGGCGTCTGGCCGGGGCAAGCGAACAGAAGTCGATCTGCCAGCGGTTATGGGCTTGCACACCCGCCCAACGCTTTTCGAATTCGTCGCGGGTGCGCGGCAGAGTGATGGTGATGTTCGGGGTGGTGGGGAAGAACGGCGGGACGGTGTTGGGAAGCAGCACCTCTGCCGCGACCCCGTCAGCGTCCATTTCCGACATTCGGAGTGCGTGGTCCCAGTTGCGCTGTGCGGTGGCGATGACCAGATCATCGAACGGGCTCACATAGGTGTTGGCCCACGCGTCGAAATCATCGTGCAACTGACTCGTCAGATACGGCTTGTAGTCGAGCAGATCGGCCCCGGCGTGGGTGTCCGTCGAGATGACAACGTAGCGATCGATCGTGTCCCAGGAAGCGGCCAGAGAAGTCATCGCCACATCCTTGCCCCGAACGGATCCCCGTGCAACGGATTTCGTCGCATTGAGCGCGGTTGCCCGCCCCGCATCGCTGCGGGACTCGAGCAATGGGTCGACGCCGGTGCCATTCACAGGCAGTGAGTCGGTCGGCCACGATTTGTCGGTGGGTGCTGTCATGATGCGGTTATGGTTTCGATCGCTCCTTCTGGCGTTGAGGTGGATTTGAGCCGCCTCGAGCGTTTGGAGGTGTTGTTTGGGCAGTTGGAAGAGCTTTCGGGTCAGCGCAATGCCATTGACGGGCGCATCGTGCAGATCGTCGCCGAACTCGATCACGACAACCTGTGGGGGATCACCGGGGCGCGCTCGGTCAAGGCGTTGGTGGGCTGGAAACTCGGGCTGTCCGATGCGACGGCCAAGACAGTCGCTGCGATCGCGGATCGGTTCGAGGAGTTTCCCCGCTGCACCACCGAGATGTCGCACGGTCGGTTGTCGCTAGATCAGGTCGGCGTGATCGCCCAGCACGCCGCTTGCGGCTCTGATGAGCATTATGCGGAGCTGGCGTCGGTGGCCACGGTCAACCAGCTGCGCACCGCGATCAGCCTCGAACCGCGCCCCAAGCCCGACCCCAAGCCCGAGCCGCAGCGTTCGATCACCAAGATCACCGGCGCGCAGTTCAGCACCTACCGGATCACCGTGCCCAACATCGAAGCGGCCAAGGTCGACGCCGCGCTGCAGTCCCATCGTGAAGCGTTGATCAGCGAACACACCCGCGACCACGGACCCGACGCCCCCGGCGAGGACCACGAACGCCATTTGCAGCGCGACTCGCAGTGCCGGCCGCCGTTTCCGACGCTGACCGATGCGTTCCTGCGCATGGTGGAATCGGCCTGGGACGCCGAGGTGGCGCGGCGCCCACACGGGCAGCACACGACGGTGATCGTGCATCTGGACCTCGACAAGCGCGCCGCCTGGCCGCACCTGGGTCCGCTGCTCTCTGATGCCGATCGCCAATACCTGTCGTGTGACGCCAACTGCGAGGTGTGGCTGCAACGCAACGGCCAACCCATCGGCGCCGGGCGCACGACGCGCCAGATCAGCCGCCGGCTGCGCCGCGCCCTG
This window harbors:
- a CDS encoding HNH endonuclease signature motif containing protein produces the protein MVSIAPSGVEVDLSRLERLEVLFGQLEELSGQRNAIDGRIVQIVAELDHDNLWGITGARSVKALVGWKLGLSDATAKTVAAIADRFEEFPRCTTEMSHGRLSLDQVGVIAQHAACGSDEHYAELASVATVNQLRTAISLEPRPKPDPKPEPQRSITKITGAQFSTYRITVPNIEAAKVDAALQSHREALISEHTRDHGPDAPGEDHERHLQRDSQCRPPFPTLTDAFLRMVESAWDAEVARRPHGQHTTVIVHLDLDKRAAWPHLGPLLSDADRQYLSCDANCEVWLQRNGQPIGAGRTTRQISRRLRRALEHRDRTCVVPGCEATRGLHAHHIVHWEDGGATELDNLVLVCPYHHRLHHRGAITITGPAPDLTVTDPTGQPLTNASLARPPTQPPPAVPPWRGPLGERADWWWYDPFEPQPPPSPN
- a CDS encoding amidohydrolase family protein produces the protein MTSLAASWDTIDRYVVISTDTHAGADLLDYKPYLTSQLHDDFDAWANTYVSPFDDLVIATAQRNWDHALRMSEMDADGVAAEVLLPNTVPPFFPTTPNITITLPRTRDEFEKRWAGVQAHNRWQIDFCSLAPARRRGLIQVFPNDVDLALDEIRWGAEQECFGGVLLPAVSPGDPNVAPLFHTRYEPLWALCTALDLTVVQHAGAGSPVMPMDQPASNAVLVTEMAMWAQRTVSHLILAGVFERHPALRFVPTEQGTLWLQQQMMLLDVMVPSMKSEAGNRTYGMFGGSSIDELKLAPSEYAKRNCYLASEITPYESSMIDYMGADHLMWGSDYPHEEGFAPHSKLAIRWALHDQPEAVCRKILAGNAGRLYRFDLEALAPVGAKIGPTVDEVHTPLGDTGYVAPPAFGYRPFEGGLALKRLAPAR